The following proteins are co-located in the Thermodesulfobacteriota bacterium genome:
- a CDS encoding RnfABCDGE type electron transport complex subunit B: MITSSALLLLGLGFSAAVILSVASRLLYVKEDPRIREVERVLPGANCGGCGLPGCSAAAKAIVEGKAPPDVCIAGGMDTNRMVAEVMGLEVEYKEPRIAAIKCIGGKRADKLYLYEGVQDCKAEAMLYDGHKQCTLGCLGLGSCVKVCPFEAIHMGPDNLPIVNPNKCKGCGRCADVCPRKVISIVSMTERLLHFNEEGDCLAPCVQRCPAQINVPLYIRKIREGDLPGALLTIKERNPFPLACGRVCLHPCENICRRNIADHGVAINRLQRYLGEWEMNSGNRIPITCAPDTGRKVAVVGGGPAGLSCAYFLRRLGHHPVIFESMAELGGMLRYGIPQYRMPNDILDWEIEGILKLGIKTKMGVKLGKDFSLKSLEDDGFKAVFLGIGAWTVPPLGIPGENENGVIGSVDFLTSVGVKIKTLANQRVVIIGESNTAADCARSSIRLGAKSVTVICPCIKKDMSANRKDVDRAMEEGVQFLFLTKHNKVISDTNGNVTHLEYTRMELEETGKPGKSKVAAIPNSETLIDADMVIAAIDRQPDLSCLQDHNQKVIFELTKENNLAADRDTMQTSVKNIFTAGDLHTGRAWVVMAVGGGRRAARSIHFYLTQGSIPVPENLQNKILPESILKDVKVTDHIPRVQISEVPVDLRIQSFTEEVKGSISAEKAKLEACRCLYCGLVCYDKEKELVKPIYTGFTNDSQGKKIHMQQ, from the coding sequence ATGATAACCTCTTCAGCTCTTTTGCTTTTAGGCCTGGGATTTTCTGCTGCGGTGATTTTATCTGTTGCTTCAAGACTGTTGTATGTAAAAGAAGATCCTCGCATACGGGAGGTTGAAAGGGTTTTGCCCGGTGCAAATTGCGGTGGATGCGGACTTCCCGGCTGCTCTGCCGCAGCCAAAGCAATTGTTGAAGGCAAAGCTCCGCCAGATGTGTGCATTGCAGGAGGAATGGATACAAACCGGATGGTCGCTGAAGTAATGGGCTTGGAGGTAGAGTATAAGGAGCCCCGAATTGCTGCCATCAAATGTATTGGTGGAAAACGAGCCGACAAACTCTATCTTTATGAAGGGGTGCAAGATTGCAAAGCGGAGGCGATGCTCTATGACGGCCATAAACAGTGCACCTTGGGATGTTTAGGCCTGGGTTCATGTGTCAAGGTCTGCCCATTTGAGGCCATTCACATGGGACCGGATAATCTTCCGATAGTCAATCCAAACAAATGCAAGGGCTGCGGACGTTGTGCAGATGTCTGCCCCCGCAAAGTAATTTCCATTGTTTCAATGACCGAAAGGTTGCTTCATTTTAATGAAGAAGGTGACTGCCTGGCACCGTGTGTACAGAGATGTCCTGCACAAATAAATGTCCCCCTGTATATCCGTAAGATTCGAGAAGGCGATTTACCAGGGGCCCTATTGACCATTAAAGAACGCAACCCTTTTCCCCTTGCATGCGGCAGGGTCTGCCTCCATCCTTGTGAAAATATATGTCGCAGAAATATTGCAGATCACGGCGTGGCCATCAACCGTCTGCAACGTTACTTGGGTGAATGGGAGATGAATTCAGGGAACCGTATTCCAATAACCTGCGCACCGGATACCGGCCGTAAAGTGGCAGTTGTTGGCGGAGGACCGGCAGGATTGTCCTGCGCCTATTTTTTAAGAAGGCTCGGGCATCATCCGGTAATATTTGAATCCATGGCTGAACTGGGAGGAATGCTAAGATACGGAATTCCCCAATACCGAATGCCGAATGATATTCTTGACTGGGAAATCGAAGGAATTTTAAAACTGGGTATAAAAACGAAAATGGGTGTAAAGCTTGGAAAGGATTTTAGCTTGAAGAGCTTGGAAGATGATGGGTTTAAAGCCGTTTTTCTTGGAATCGGTGCATGGACGGTGCCACCCCTTGGAATTCCCGGAGAAAATGAAAATGGAGTAATCGGCAGTGTGGATTTTTTAACATCCGTGGGAGTAAAAATCAAAACACTTGCCAACCAGCGGGTAGTTATTATCGGTGAGAGCAATACAGCCGCGGATTGTGCGAGAAGCTCAATTCGTCTGGGTGCAAAATCTGTAACCGTTATATGCCCATGTATCAAAAAGGATATGTCAGCCAATAGAAAAGATGTGGACAGAGCTATGGAGGAGGGAGTCCAGTTTCTTTTTTTAACGAAACATAACAAGGTGATTTCTGACACAAACGGCAATGTCACGCATCTGGAGTATACCCGGATGGAACTTGAGGAAACAGGTAAACCAGGCAAGAGCAAGGTTGCAGCCATACCGAATTCAGAGACTCTCATAGATGCAGACATGGTTATTGCGGCCATAGATCGCCAGCCGGACCTCTCCTGTCTGCAGGACCATAACCAAAAGGTTATATTCGAACTAACCAAAGAGAATAATCTTGCGGCTGACAGGGATACCATGCAGACCTCTGTAAAGAATATCTTTACTGCGGGAGATCTTCATACCGGACGCGCATGGGTGGTCATGGCTGTGGGTGGAGGACGTCGCGCTGCTCGTTCCATCCATTTTTATTTAACCCAGGGCAGCATACCGGTGCCGGAAAATTTACAGAACAAGATCCTCCCTGAAAGTATACTAAAAGATGTAAAAGTCACCGATCACATACCGAGAGTTCAGATTAGTGAAGTCCCGGTAGACCTGCGCATTCAATCTTTCACTGAGGAGGTAAAGGGGTCTATATCAGCTGAGAAAGCCAAACTGGAAGCCTGTCGCTGTCTGTACTGCGGTCTGGTCTGTTATGATAAGGAAAAAGAACTGGTGAAACCGATCTATACGGGCTTTACAAACGATAGCCAAGGCAAAAAGATACACATGCAGCAATAG